In Gimesia benthica, a single window of DNA contains:
- a CDS encoding LamG-like jellyroll fold domain-containing protein, whose translation MASPIWIGGAPAVAQIDTVAIPTDIEAGQTVTFTIGHKTLSVTLTGTTQSAVVTELMAAWNASTIPEFTEITASVGADANDEEDGTINLTSRTAGKPFAVTTSIGSGNNEKQVITLGGTAATGGTFTLTFNDETTTPIAYNASAATVESALEGLASYSSGDFTVTGSAGGPWTVEFIGTLAGTNVSIMTIDVSGLTGGVNEVQTITSPNNPTGGTFRLGYGGQWTGNIAYNASAATIETALEALGTIPTGSVSCSGGALPGTDVTVTFQDNLGYADVALLEVDSSSLTGVTGTVTETTAGGSNLEDKTVYFWTFNEDSVVSGNNYYPFSDEIAASVLRGATASYSTSSSSFHITGGIDEKCIQGGSYAYTVHDSTVGKFDEDEPFTITCWVKPSSLGSRSVLVIKHSTKNDGSSYPSTLDSNYDFSLTMEPSGYVKFDVLKSGGFHTKTTTGTLALNTWNLVTAIWDPDNTTLSIGINGGALESATGLTVGAAAASSIRYLSVLTQSVQQLSGYIDSVGIFNDALTLSESRTIYASGSGEDYPFPSDGSNEVQTLALTGSPTSGSVNVSYQGVGVDIPYDATAAEAEALLESISTIGSGNVSVTGGDWPGTALVVEFIGTLALTNVESLQIDTSSLVISVSETTKGVTAPTGTLETTVTPLSQSTTTPNSGPNCWDVAANWSTNTVPVNSDTPYIADSDVDILYGLDQSAVTLTELHIEQTYTGTIGLPRINTDGGTGSSYFEYRETYLKVGATELFIGEKEGDGSERIKIDLGSVQSTVLITNSGDSPDGNTPPILLMGTHPSNVINVNRGELGVAYYPTEVSTVATLRQAFFDDATDDTTVYLGAGVTVTNITKTGGVLDINSETTTFQQTAGTTTIHDGAHSVLNILAGMVNYNSTGTLAAVNLSGDAVLVFDQDARPKDVTVINKYSDDSEVFDESGCITSPVIQLHNCGDMSTLHMGKDFKLTFSTTT comes from the coding sequence ATGGCTTCACCAATTTGGATCGGCGGCGCCCCCGCTGTGGCTCAAATCGACACGGTCGCTATACCCACGGACATTGAAGCGGGGCAGACAGTTACTTTCACCATCGGCCACAAAACGCTATCCGTGACGCTCACAGGAACCACACAGTCCGCCGTGGTAACTGAGTTGATGGCAGCCTGGAACGCCTCGACAATCCCTGAATTCACGGAGATCACCGCCTCAGTCGGGGCCGATGCCAACGACGAGGAAGACGGAACTATTAATCTCACATCGAGAACAGCTGGTAAGCCGTTCGCCGTCACCACTTCGATCGGATCAGGTAACAATGAAAAACAGGTCATCACACTCGGGGGAACCGCAGCGACGGGGGGTACTTTCACCCTGACCTTCAACGACGAAACCACAACCCCTATCGCTTACAACGCATCGGCGGCGACTGTTGAGTCAGCGCTCGAAGGGCTGGCAAGTTACAGCTCTGGAGACTTCACAGTGACCGGTTCAGCAGGTGGACCGTGGACCGTGGAATTCATCGGGACGCTGGCCGGGACGAACGTCTCGATCATGACCATTGACGTATCTGGTCTGACCGGTGGAGTCAATGAAGTCCAGACAATCACCAGCCCAAACAACCCTACGGGTGGGACTTTCCGGCTTGGGTACGGTGGGCAGTGGACGGGCAACATCGCCTACAACGCGAGTGCCGCTACGATTGAAACCGCTCTCGAAGCACTGGGAACCATCCCGACAGGGTCGGTCTCTTGTTCAGGTGGGGCACTTCCGGGAACCGACGTTACCGTGACGTTTCAGGACAATCTCGGATATGCAGATGTCGCACTGCTTGAAGTGGATTCTTCCAGCCTGACCGGGGTTACCGGGACCGTGACGGAGACAACGGCCGGTGGCAGCAACCTGGAAGACAAGACGGTCTACTTCTGGACTTTCAACGAAGATTCCGTTGTGAGCGGGAATAACTACTACCCGTTCTCTGATGAGATAGCTGCTTCAGTTCTAAGGGGTGCAACAGCAAGCTACTCCACTTCCTCTTCGTCGTTCCATATCACTGGCGGGATCGACGAAAAATGCATTCAAGGTGGATCTTATGCCTACACTGTCCACGATTCGACAGTTGGGAAGTTTGATGAAGATGAGCCGTTCACAATCACTTGTTGGGTGAAACCGTCCTCACTCGGTTCGAGGTCTGTTCTTGTGATCAAGCACTCAACCAAAAACGACGGTTCGAGCTATCCGTCAACTTTAGATTCTAATTATGACTTCTCCTTAACGATGGAACCCAGCGGATATGTGAAGTTTGATGTACTCAAGTCTGGTGGGTTCCACACAAAGACCACTACAGGAACGTTGGCTCTTAACACCTGGAATCTCGTCACCGCGATCTGGGACCCTGACAACACCACCTTAAGCATCGGAATCAACGGGGGAGCTCTTGAGAGTGCAACCGGTCTCACTGTCGGCGCAGCTGCGGCAAGTTCAATACGTTACCTCTCTGTTTTGACACAGTCGGTTCAGCAGCTTTCAGGGTACATCGATAGTGTGGGCATTTTTAACGATGCCCTCACTCTCTCGGAATCGCGAACAATTTACGCAAGCGGTTCGGGTGAAGATTACCCGTTCCCATCAGACGGCAGCAATGAAGTGCAGACACTCGCTCTAACGGGTTCTCCTACTTCTGGAAGTGTGAATGTGAGTTACCAGGGAGTCGGAGTCGACATTCCATACGACGCAACAGCAGCTGAAGCTGAGGCTCTGCTTGAATCCATCTCGACCATCGGTTCAGGAAACGTCAGTGTGACAGGCGGCGACTGGCCGGGAACCGCGCTGGTCGTTGAATTCATCGGAACGCTGGCCCTGACGAACGTCGAGTCGCTGCAGATCGACACGTCAAGTCTGGTGATATCGGTCTCGGAGACCACGAAGGGGGTTACCGCCCCGACGGGAACCTTAGAAACAACCGTCACTCCACTCTCACAGTCGACCACAACTCCGAACTCTGGCCCGAACTGCTGGGACGTTGCTGCCAACTGGAGCACGAACACAGTGCCCGTCAACAGCGATACGCCCTACATTGCAGACAGCGACGTCGATATTCTGTACGGACTGGATCAATCAGCCGTCACTTTGACAGAACTGCACATCGAACAGACCTACACCGGTACCATCGGGCTCCCACGGATCAACACCGACGGTGGCACCGGGAGTTCTTACTTTGAATACCGTGAGACTTATCTCAAGGTCGGTGCAACAGAACTGTTTATCGGTGAAAAAGAGGGGGACGGCTCGGAGCGAATCAAGATCGATCTCGGTTCGGTTCAATCAACTGTTCTGATCACCAACTCCGGTGATAGCCCGGACGGCAACACCCCGCCGATTCTTCTCATGGGGACACACCCCAGCAACGTGATCAACGTCAACCGCGGGGAGTTGGGAGTCGCCTACTACCCGACAGAAGTCTCTACAGTCGCCACATTACGCCAGGCGTTCTTCGACGACGCGACCGACGATACGACGGTATATCTCGGGGCCGGGGTGACCGTCACGAACATCACCAAAACGGGTGGTGTGCTCGACATCAACTCGGAAACCACAACATTCCAGCAGACCGCCGGCACTACCACCATTCATGACGGAGCACACTCGGTACTTAATATTCTTGCGGGGATGGTGAATTACAACTCCACCGGCACACTCGCAGCGGTCAACTTGTCAGGGGATGCGGTGCTGGTCTTCGATCAGGATGCCCGTCCGAAGGACGTCACTGTGATCAACAAGTATAGCGACGATTCGGAAGTCTTCGATGAATCCGGTTGTATCACCAGTCCAGTCATCCAACTGCACAACTGTGGTGACATGAGCACTCTGCACATGGGCAAGGACTTCAAGCTGACCTTTAGTACAACAACATAA